A window of Xiphophorus hellerii strain 12219 chromosome 19, Xiphophorus_hellerii-4.1, whole genome shotgun sequence contains these coding sequences:
- the LOC116708989 gene encoding sushi domain-containing protein 4-like, whose protein sequence is MCNGILESISNAFWAHTSATERSFVLLLVLTLASTGQGSGCVRPYMVQNSWVNLTETNRGLFPVGTVLQYNCDPGYLPDGPSILTCTTSGRWSSEPPQCIRSGACLPLSKPENGGYTCHPSPCRLFSHGTIIEFICNEGFALSGDYPYLTCQDGQWDGPMQISCVSKGCIRPSVVQHGSTNLTDTNRSLFPVGTVLQYSCDPGYLLVGRSILTCTSIGDWSSNLPRCIRNDVCQPPYQPENGGYTCHPSPCRRFSHGTVVEYFCDAGYILKGDYKFRTCRYEKWDNISPVTCVIKQGCVRPSMVEHALTNLTDMNSSLFPVGSVLQYSCESGYLLDGASILTCTTPGHWSSEPPRCIQSDVCDSPHQPENGGYTCHPSPCRRLSHGSVIEYFCEEGYVLKGDYKYLTCQYGQWDNQMKISCVMEQDHIPTLPLGMPALSIVASTASSVALILLLVVLFVLLQPKLKSFHRRDHGVSGQPVSIMVEGVQVTLPSYEEAVSSSGASTLSPESRVQIVLSEGQHASALEAGPSRPSSLKQHQSEMPVVHPVLQSSSSSPLSSGWILEHAGATGCTAAARRRASAGSDQHSLSLDSEMDYSDDMPLLKEA, encoded by the exons ATGTGCAATGGAATTTTAGAGTCAATTTCAAATGCCTTTTGGGCCCACACCTCAGCCACCGAGCGGTCCTTTGTGTTGCTGCTGGTACTGACTCTAGCGTCCACTGGGCAAGGTTCAG GATGTGTGAGGCCTTACATGGTCCAGAACAGCTGGGTAAACCTCACAGAGACCAACAGAGGCTTGTTCCCAGTGGGCACAGTGCTGCAGTACAACTGTGACCCCGGTTACTTGCCAGATGGACCCAGCATCCTTACCTGCACCACATCGGGCCGGTGGTCCTCAGAACCTCCTCAGTGTATACGAAGTGGTG CATGCCTACCCCTCTCCAAACCTGAGAATGGGGGCTACACCTGCCATCCATCCCCATGTCGATTGTTTTCACATGGCACTATAATAGAGTTCATCTGTAATGAGGGCTTTGCTCTCAGTGGAGATTATCCCTACCTGACGTGTCAGGATGGACAGTGGGACGGACCAATGCAGATCAGTTGTGTAAGCAAAG GTTGCATTAGACCCTCTGTGGTGCAACACGGTTCAACTAATCTGACAGACACCAACAGGAGCTTGTTTCCAGTGGGCACAGTGCTGCAGTACAGCTGTGATCCAGGTTACCTGCTGGTCGGTCGCAGCATCCTCACCTGCACTTCGATCGGAGACTGGTCCTCTAATCTTCCTCGCTGCATACGCAATGACG TTTGCCAGCCTCCATATCAGCCAGAAAACGGAGGCTACACCTGCCACCCATCCCCATGCAGACGATTTTCTCACGGCACTGTCGTGGAGTATTTCTGTGATGCAGGTTACATTCTCAAAGGAGACTACAAATTCAGAACCTGTCGCTACGAAAAATGGGACAACATATCGCCAGTCACTTGTGTTATTAAACAAG GCTGTGTAAGACCTTCGATGGTCGAACATGCTTTAACTAACCTAACTGACATGAACAGTAGCTTGTTCCCGGTGGGGTCAGTGCTGCAGTATAGCTGTGAATCCGGTTACCTGTTGGATGGAGCCAGCATCCTCACCTGTACCACACCCGGACACTGGTCCTCAGAACCTCCTCGCTGTATACAAAGTGACG TGTGTGATTCTCCACATCAGCCAGAGAACGGAGGCTACACATGCCACCCATCCCCGTGCCGAAGACTTTCTCACGGCAGTGTGATTGAATACTTCTGCGAAGAAGGTTATGTTCTGAAAGGAGACTATAAATATCTTACCTGCCAGTACGGCCAGTGGGACAACCAAATGAAGATAAGCTGCGTCATGGAGCAAG ACCACATTCCAACTTTGCCTTTGGGAATGCCAGCCTTGTCCATAGTTGCTTCCACAGCAAGTTCAGTGGCTTTAatcctgctgctggtggtgctgTTTGTACTTTTGCAGCCTAAACTCAAGTCCTTTCATCG ACGTGACCATGGGGTATCGGGGCAGCCTGTCTCCATCATGGTGGAAGGGGTCCAGGTGACTCTTCCTTCCTACGAGGAGGCTGTAAGCAGCAGTGGAGCTTCCACACTCAGCCCAGAGTCCAGAGTCCAGATAGTGTTGTCTGAGGGTCAGCATGCCTCAGCACTAGAGGCCGGCCCGTCGAGGCCATCTTCTCTCAAACAGCATCAGTCCGAGATGCCTGTTGTTCACCCTGTGCTGcagtcctcctcttcctcaccgtTGTCTTCCGGTTGGATTCTGGAGCATGCAGGTGCAACCGGATGCACCGCCGCTGCACGTAGAAGGGCATCTGCAGGCAGTGACCAACACAGCCTGTCGCTAGACTCTGAGATGGATTACTCTGATG atATGCCATTACTGAAGGAGGCCTGA
- the LOC116708991 gene encoding sodium/bile acid cotransporter-like yields the protein MMNQTTGYVEIAAIYNDSIILGNGSMGILIIPKPMNTAINILTVIILFITMISLGCTMEISKIKAHLLKPKGVAIALLAQFCVMPLTAFSLTKILRMDPIKAVTVLICGCCPGGSLSNIFSLSVKGDMNLSIVMTTCSSIAALVLMPLLLYIFSQGFTGLKDAVPYVGIITALVFTLLPCAIGIFINHYKPNYSATVTNVGLSILIISSIIVSVLSGLAVKDVIWMILMPDVLAVTALMPLIGFIMGYIMSVICRLSPQCSRTISMETGCQNIQLCTTILKVAFSPQSIGPWFLFPLLYITFQCAEALLLALCFKCYQRVTAPHGDPNKWENVDAIQEEVKQ from the exons ATGATGAATCAGACCACCGGTTACGTGGAAATTGCTGCCATTTACAATGATAGTATCATCCTTGGGAATGGCAGCATGGGCATCCTGATCATTCCCAAACCCATGAACACAGCCATTAATATTTTGACCGTGatcatcctcttcatcaccaTGATTTCCCTCGGCTGCACGATGGAGATCTCCAAAATTAAGGCCCATCTTCTCAAGCCAAAAGGGGTAGCCATTGCTTTGCTGGCCCAGTTCTGCGTAATGCCCCTGACTGCTTTCTCTTTGACCAAAATCCTCCGGATGGATCCAATTAAGGCTGTAACTGTACTCATCTGTGGCTGCTGTCCAGGAGGAAGcttatcaaacattttttctctctcagtaAAAGGTGACATGAATCTCAG TATCGTCATGACAACTTGCTCCAGCATCGCTGCCTTGGTTCTCATGCCTCTGCTGCTGTACATCTTCAGCCAGGGCTTCACTGGTCTGAAAGATGCTGTTCCTTATGTCGGCATCATCACTGCTCTTGTTTTTACCCTGTTGCCTTGTGCTATCGGCATTTTCATCAACCACTACAAACCAAATTACTCTGCAACTGTAACAAAT GTTGGTCTCAGCATCCTGATAATATCCAGCATCATAGTTTCTGTCCTTTCTGGTCTCGCTGTGAAGGATGTAATATGGATGATCCTCATGCCAGACGTCCTCGCTGTGACTGCACTGATGCCTCTGATTGGTTTTATAATGGGATATATCATGTCGGTCATTTGCAGACTCAGCCCACA ATGCAGCAGAACCATCTCCATGGAGACAGGGTGTCAAAACATCCAGCTGTGCACCACCATTCTTAAGGTGGCCTTTTCTCCACAGTCCATTGGACCCTGGTTTTTATTCCCCTTGTTGTACATCACATTCCAGTGTGCAGAGGCCCTCCTTCTGGCATTGTGCTTCAAATGTTACCAAAGAGTCACAGCACCACATGGAG atCCAAACAAATGGGAGAATGTTGATGCCATACAAGAAGAGGTGAAACAATGA
- the LOC116709476 gene encoding protein max-like has product MSENDDIEVDSDADKRAHHNALERKRRDHIKDSFHSLRDSVPSLQGEKASRAQILDKATEYIQLMRRKNHTHQQDIDDLKKQNALLEQQVRALEKAKGNSQLQTNYSSDSSLYTNRKGSAVSAFDGGSDSTSESEPDEPPNRKKLRVETN; this is encoded by the exons aTGAGCGAAAACGATGACATCGAAGTCGACAGCGAT GCAGACAAACGAGCCCATCACAACGCGCTCGAGCGCAAACGGAGGGATCACATCAAAGACAGCTTCCACAGCTTAAGAGACTCTGTGCCTTCATTACAAGGAGAGAAG GCTTCTCGGGCCCAGATTTTGGACAAAGCCACCGAATACATCCAGTTGATGAGGAGGAAAAATCACACCCACCAGCAGGACATTGATGATTTAAAGAAGCAGAACGCACTGCTGGAGCAACAGG TCCGTGCCCTGGAGAAAGCCAAAGGGAACTCTCAGCTCCAAACCAACTACTCCTCTGACAGCAGCTTGTACACAAACCGCAAAGGCAGCGCGGTGTCGGCCTTTGACGGCGGGTCTGACTCCACCTCTGAATCGGAGCCGGACGAGCCGCCCAACAGGAAGAAGCTGCGTGTGGAAACAAATTAG
- the LOC116708414 gene encoding ras-related protein Rab-15-like isoform X2: MAKQYDVLFRLLLLGDSGVGKTCMLRRFTEGEFDPSHISTIGVDFKMKTIEIDGLKVRIQIWDTAGQERYQTITKQYYRRAQHIAKWASDVDEFAPDDVQTVLVGNKADEEFGRQVTKDQGKKLAETYGMEFFETSASTSSNISESFIRVTELVLQAQMRYVDDLLGSLDNYLDRAALREEKGSQDNDAQRTCAC; encoded by the exons ATGGCGAAACAATACGACGTTTTGTTCAGATTGCTCCTTCTCGGAGACTCCGGTGTTGGGAAGACATGCATGCTGCGCAGGTTCACGGAAGGTGAATTTGATCCCTCGCATATTTCCACCATCG gagttgattttaaaatgaaaacaatagaGATCGATGGACTCAAGGTCCGAATACAGATCTG GGACACAGCAGGACAGGAACGCTATCAGACTATCACCAAGCAGTACTACAGGCGTGCCCAG CACATAGCTAAGTGGGCCAGTGATGTAGATGAA TTCGCCCCAGATGATGTCCAAACCGTCTTGGTGGGAAACAAAGCTGACGAGGAGTTTGGCAGACAAGTAACAAAGGACCAAGGAAAAAAG CTAGCAGAAACCTACGGGATGGAGTTCTTTGAGACCAGTGCTTCCACCAGCAGCAACATCAGTGAG TCATTCATCCGTGTGACAGAACTGGTGCTTCAAGCTCAAATGAGGTACGTGGACGACCTGTTGGGGTCTCTGGACAACTATTTGGATCGGGCCGCTCTGCGAGAAGAGAAGGGCAGCCAGGATAATGATGCTCAGAGGACTTGTGCCTGTTAA
- the LOC116708414 gene encoding ras-related protein Rab-15-like isoform X1, with the protein MAKQYDVLFRLLLLGDSGVGKTCMLRRFTEGEFDPSHISTIGVDFKMKTIEIDGLKVRIQIWDTAGQERYQTITKQYYRRAQGIVFVYDITNLPSFQHIAKWASDVDEFAPDDVQTVLVGNKADEEFGRQVTKDQGKKLAETYGMEFFETSASTSSNISESFIRVTELVLQAQMRYVDDLLGSLDNYLDRAALREEKGSQDNDAQRTCAC; encoded by the exons ATGGCGAAACAATACGACGTTTTGTTCAGATTGCTCCTTCTCGGAGACTCCGGTGTTGGGAAGACATGCATGCTGCGCAGGTTCACGGAAGGTGAATTTGATCCCTCGCATATTTCCACCATCG gagttgattttaaaatgaaaacaatagaGATCGATGGACTCAAGGTCCGAATACAGATCTG GGACACAGCAGGACAGGAACGCTATCAGACTATCACCAAGCAGTACTACAGGCGTGCCCAG GGTATCGTATTTGTGTATGACATCACAAACCTGCCCTCTTTTCAGCACATAGCTAAGTGGGCCAGTGATGTAGATGAA TTCGCCCCAGATGATGTCCAAACCGTCTTGGTGGGAAACAAAGCTGACGAGGAGTTTGGCAGACAAGTAACAAAGGACCAAGGAAAAAAG CTAGCAGAAACCTACGGGATGGAGTTCTTTGAGACCAGTGCTTCCACCAGCAGCAACATCAGTGAG TCATTCATCCGTGTGACAGAACTGGTGCTTCAAGCTCAAATGAGGTACGTGGACGACCTGTTGGGGTCTCTGGACAACTATTTGGATCGGGCCGCTCTGCGAGAAGAGAAGGGCAGCCAGGATAATGATGCTCAGAGGACTTGTGCCTGTTAA
- the gpx2 gene encoding glutathione peroxidase 2, with product MTFIAKTFYDLRATSLEGDSVDFNVFRGRVVLIENVASLUGTTARDFSELNQLQSKYPHRLVVLGFPCNQFGYQENCTNGEILHSLQHVRPGGGFKPNFTLFEKCDVNGANTHPVFAYLKFKLPYPEDDPSSLMQDPRFLVWSPVSRADVSWNFEKFLIGPEGEPFKRYSRNFPTIDVEPDIQRLLRLTKT from the exons ATGACCTTCATTGCTAAGACCTTCTATGACCTGAGGGCCACCTCGCTAGAAGGGGACTCGGTAGACTTCAATGTCTTCAGGGGACGAGTGGTCCTGATAGAGAATGTGGCCTCCCTCTGAGGCACCACCGCCCGGGACTTCAGCGAGCTGAATCAGCTGCAGAGCAAGTACCCCCATCGGCTGGTGGTCCTGGGCTTCCCTTGTAACCAGTTTGGATACCAG GAAAACTGTACCAATGGTGAGATTCTGCATTCACTGCAGCACGTGCGACCAGGCGGTGGCTTCAAGCCCAACTTCACCTTGTTCGAGAAGTGCGATGTCAACGGAGCAAACACACATCCAGTCTTTGCCTATCTCAAATTCAAACTCCCTTATCCCGAAGATGACCCAAGTTCCCTCATGCAGGATCCCAGATTTCTTGTTTGGAGTCCAGTTAGCAGGGCGGACGTCTCCTGGAACTTTGAGAAATTCCTTATCGGGCCAGAGGGAGAGCCCTTTAAGAGATACAGCAGGAATTTTCCAACTATTGACGTAGAGCCTGACATCCAAAGGCTGCTAAGATTAACAAAGACCTAA